The nucleotide sequence GTTACGTGGATTTGTTCCAAATCATGATGGTAAATATTTATACTATTTTcttcaaataatattttaaattgaatttctAACTGTTTTTTAATTGGTTGATTTTAGATGATGAAATTGGTGAaattcatgaagaagaagaagtgtcaACAGCAACGATGCATTCCCCTCAACATTCATGATTTTAGATGATGAAtttttgtataaattttattttaattttttagagaCATTCTTGATGGTAAATTCTAGAGAGTAAGAAAAAGGGTGATGAGATAGTAAATGTCATGTTTGATTTCTTGATATATATAGTTAAAAGTTGGATTTAATATGATCAATGTACATTATTAACATTTATTTTTCAAGCATAAAAATAAAGGGATAAAACAAATTAATGACTTTTAATAAGTTTTATGTGTGTTGTTGAAATAgagaatgtaaaaaaaaaaaaaaaaaagagagaatgagGTAACCCATGGGTTGGCCCTAGGGCTTTTGGCCCAAAAAAATGTGTGAATTTTTAGAGCCATTTTATGAAACTACAAACCTCATTTCGGGTTCATCATATCCAACATCAAATTTGTATTTTATGCAAGTTTGGAAAATTGAATGTCTTTTGGAAGACAATCAAACTTGTGATGATGTTGTTATTATGAACATGGCTTTCAGAATGAAGATGAAGTTTGATAAATATTGGAAGGATTATAGCACTGTCTTAGCTTTTGGGGCAATTCTTGATCCTCGATTAAAGTTAAAGTTTTCTTGAggttttgttacaaaaaactagATCCTTCAACCTTTGAATTGAAGGCAAATGAAGTATTGGAGAAATTTAAAAGGTTGTATGGAGAGTACATAAATACTTTTGGTGGTTCAACAATTTCTCAAAGTAGTAATCAATCTCCTATGTCACCTGAAGAAGGAAGGCTTACAAAGAAGAGCAAAATGGTGATGAaggtatttaattttaatatagtaTTATTTTTCTCCTATTATGTTTATTCGTTACTTAAATAATCTTTATACTATATCTTTTAGGAGTTCAGAGAATTTGACTGTGAAACCCAAACTTCCAAGGATAAAGATGAATTAGAGATTTATCTAAAAGAAGGTTTGATTCACACCAATGAAGATGATTTGAAGTATGATGTGCTGAATTTTTGGAAGATTAATGAGGATAGGTTTCCCACTCTGTCAGTTATGGCCAGAGATGTTTTAAGTATTCCCATCACTACGGTAGCATCTGAGTCTGCATTCAGTATTGGTGGACGTGTTTTAACAAAATATCGAAGTTCCACTCTTCATGAGCATGTCCAAATGCTTATTTGCACAAGGAGTTGGTTACGTGGATTTGTTCCAAATCATGATGGTAAAtatttatactattttttttaaataatattttaaattgaatttctAACTGTTTTTTAATTGGTTGATTTTAGATGATGAAATTGGTGAaattcatgaagaagaagaagtgtcaACAGCAACGATGCATCCTCCTCAACATTCATGATTTTAGATGATGAAtttttgtataaattttattttaattttttagagaCATTCTTGATGGTAAATTCTAGAGAGTAAGAAAAAGGGTGATGAGATAGTAAATGTCATGTTTGATTTCTTGATATATATAGTTAAAAGTTGGATTTAATATGATCAATGTACATTATTAACATTTATTTTTCAAGCATAAAAATAAAGGGATAAAACAAATTAATGACTTTTAATAAGTTTTATGTGTGTTGTTGAAATAgagaatgtaaaaaaaaaaaaaaaaaaaagagaattaggTAACCCATGGATTGGCCCTAGGGCTTTTGGCCCATGAGAATTTTTGGCCCTGAGAGCTTTTTAAAAATTTGACCCTATTAGTTAAAGGGCTTTTTATTCTTCTGGCCCTATAAAGTAGGGCCAAAGCCAATATTGACACCACTATCTGTAACTCTGTATGGCCAGACCTCTGTATGGTATAATTCACCTTTAACCATTCATCATTTCAGTGTTATATTAACGGGGAATCGTGGAAGGAAGAATGAGGAGGCAAGTGGTCCTGTTTGGTGATTCCATAACGGAACAATCCTTCCGACAAGGTGGTTGGGGCGCTGCTCTTGCCAATGCCTATTCTCGCAAGGTCACACTCTACTCTCAGCTAACTTTCTGTTAGAGttagtttgttagttagttaattagttagctGGTTTCATGTAACTGTTTCTTGATCTATATTCTCCTCTCCAGGCCGATGTAGTTCTTCGCGGTTATGGCGGTTACAACACTAAGTGGGCTTTGTTCTTGCTCCATCACATTTTCCCTCCGGTACGCTACCATTCTTTGCTTAATTCGGCTCATCATGTTCTCAATTTTTCAATGTATAGATCCGGGGATCAATTCTACAGGGccaaatataattaattacttaattaagtaTAAATGTAGTTTAAAATAATGTTAATTGTGCCTTTCTTCACTAATCTTATCTTCTTCGGGTGAATCCACAAAGTGCCATAAGTATCTTCTACCTTTTCATTTTAATTCACGCATCTTAGAGGGCTGAtcttgtttgtttatttttctcgttTAGTTAGTCATCTGTCTATGTTTCCGGATTTTCAAGTAATCACATTCATTTGAGGTGGTCCAAAAGGCTCACAAGTTTCTTAATATAGTGTTGCTTCTGATCTACAATAACTGTTTTCGAAGTCCTTAAATCTAGATCTAAAATTGTTCAGAAGCTTATTCTACTTAACATACTATATGCACAAACGTACCACTTTTTGTCTATGTCAACCTGGTGCTGCAATAAAATAGAAGGATGTTAGAGATTTTCATATGCATTTACTCAGAAAATTTTGAATATTTAGAGCTTACAGTAAGCTTTGTCTATGTCAAATAAGAGTGACATGGTCAAAGAAGCCTGAGGAAACCAAATGTGATTAAACTAAAAAAACTTTGTGACTTACGTTAAAGTTTAGCAGTAATTCAGAGCCTCTGTTACATTCAAGCGTTTATTTTTTTTGCTGGTTTCCTTTTCAGGACTCAGCTAGACCTCCAATTGCTACGACAATTTTCTTTGGTGCTAATGATGCAGCCTTGTCAGGGAGAACCAGTGAAAGGCAGCATGTACCTATTGAAGACTACAAGCAAAATCTCAGAAAAATTGTTCTACATTTAAAGGTTAAATAGTTTTCCTCCTGAAATTTGATCCCCTTTTAAATACTTGTTCAACCTTTAATTTAAGCTAGGAAGGAGAGCCTTGGAGCAATGGTTCCATGTGATTCCAAGGTTACGGGTTCAAATCGTGGAATCAGCCACGGATGTAATTATCAGGTTAGGCTTCCTGCGTTAACGCAGGATGCTTGTGCGCCTGACTACCCTTTTATCTGCTGCTACTGGATTGAGTCCTGTCGGATGTGTCTGCATTTGAAAATTTTCTTATCTACCCATCCCATATATCCTTTTAGATTCCGAGCTAATGGCTAGGTGAGATACTTAATAAAAGTGAAGATTGAgagtattaatttcggttcactagctctgcaattttttttataagtaaTTTCATTATTGTATCTATAATGTAACTCTAGAAACTTGTCTCCTTTTATAAGTAATTTGAAATGCTTTGTGCTATTACTTTTCTATGAATCTGATGATTTTATATCATGTTCCGAGCGCTTTCAAAGGCATGCTGTTTTTCTTTGGACCGTTGCTGTTTAATGCTGTTTCTTCTATGTAGCTGCTGTATTGAGTTATAAGTAGCCCATTGTTGTTTTTTGATGCCTGTGTTGATAAAGTACCAGTTATACTATCTGTTATTAATTTGTCATAATTTGGTTCCAGGAATGTTCTCCAACCATGCAAATTGTGCTTATTACTCCACCTCCAGTATGTGAAGAAGGGCGCCATGCATATGCAAAGTACAGTAAATCCTTTTGTATCCTATTGTTACAATCAACATTTATAATGTGCATTCATTTTTCACTTGGTCTCCATTAAGCATTTGGCTAAATCTAATGAACAATATCAAATGAAACCGTTCATTGTTGTCTGACTTGTAATGTACTCTTATTTTTTACTCAACTATTGCTACATATGGTACAACCATTATGATTACAATTATTATCCCCACTGTCCTATCCATCTTTTCCAAACCTCTATTTAACTATTTCTCCTTCAATTATGTCCATCTATAAGTCTATCTTGTACTCGTGCTAGTCGTTACACTTCTTGCCATCATGGTGATCTATTGTTTGTTCACTTAGTTGTTACTGCAAATGTCTACAAGAACAATTTGGCCCTGTCCCACTATGTGGATTGGATAGATCAGACAGCACTATATTGTCGTGTCATGTACCTGTAAGTATATATACTCAAGAAAAAATATTCTGCAGATAATCCTCTATTGATGTGTGATTATTACCaagttattaaaaaaatctgCTGTATTTAGACCTCAAAAACATCTCATCCCACTCCAAATTGCTAGTGCATTCTCTGGTTTATTGTTGCTCACTTGGAGTCCATTAAGAACTATGTTTTGCGAGTTTTATTTTGGTGGGAAAGAGAAGGAATGGAATGATTTGAACTGTAAAGTGGACTGAGGTTTACACTTGAGTCCCTTCGTTTCCCTGCCTTTCTGGCCAAAATAAAAGTTCGCACACACGCTCTTTAAGTTTCATGATCTGGCGTAGAAAGAATGTTTGCTTACATTAGCTTCCAATAACTCAGCCATTGTTAATTTCACGCTGATCCTGCAGATCCTTGTATGGTGAAAATGCAATGAAATTTCCAGAAAGAACAAATGAAGTAACTGGTCAATATGCGAGTGCTTGTGTTGAAACAGCCAAGGAAATAGGTGTGTTTTCTGTTGATCTGTGGTCCAAGATGCAAGAAACAGATGGCTGGCAAAAGAAATTTTTGAGGTTCGTTACAACCTGGACTTTGTAGTTATATACTATTAGTGGATGCCTACTAATCCACCTTTTCTCTAATATAAGATAGTCAAGATGGTAAGTAAACCTTTTATTAAGAGTTCTTGTGTTTTAATGAATATATAAAAAGAGTATTAGGAAAGAAAAAGCTTGATACCAAATAACCAAATTCCTATCAATTATTCCCTTTATATACGGTAGATGATATAGTTCTATTGGTAAAACCGTCATGCTTATGTGTTTGTAGGTTTTTTATGCATTGGTTTAGTGTATAGTAAGATAAGAACTATTGTCTTTTCTGAAATATATGGCCACCTATTTAAGAGTTATATTATGCTAACAGTGATGTGTTACTATTACAGTGATGGGTTGCACCTGACACCGGATGGGAATGCAATAGTGTACCAAGAAGTGATAAAGATTTTCAATGAAGCAGGGCTTTCTGCTGATAATATGCCACTTGATTTTCCTCATCACTCAGAAATTGATGCCAAAAATCCCGAGGGAGCTTTTCAGCAGAAATGTTTTTGATGTCACATTGTGGTTTTGGTAGGGATCTTCGATCTAAATCTATTCTATTTGGCGACCTATTATTTTTCTCCTCAACTCTGAAATAGATGTATAAGATCATATATGACAAGACAGATAAATTCTTTATACTTTTGCATTATTTTCCTCCATAGTCTATGATGTCTAAAAAGTATTGCCTAATTATTAAAATGGGTAAAATAATTAATTctaaatttaaaagtataaaagttaaaaaatttaaaatattttaaagttaCTATAAAAAGTAATTTAGACAAAAGTTAGACACTAAACAAAAGGCACCATAGAATTGGCCTTCCTCCATTCTCTTTTGCCTTCGGTGGTACTATTATTCAGTGTACACttactaaaaaataaattataatttaatatattaactACAAAAAGGAGAATAATAGATATTTTGAAGCaaactaaaaaagaaaatgaTATAACGGGCAACTAAGTAAAATGTAAGAAATTGGATTTTTCTCAATCTCGTTAATAAATGCTATCGTAATTTTGGTTCGAATCACATTAATGCTGAATTAAATTTCATTTCCTTTCAGTCCATTTATCCCGTTAATAATCATCCATCAACTGAAAACACATCCACGTTATTCTTTTGAAAGAATCGTCGGGTAAAAAAATGAGGGGGCAAATCATGCTGTTTGGTGATTCCATAACTGAACAATCCTTCCGGCCAGGTGGTTGGGGAGCTGCTCTTGCCAACGCCTATTGTCGCCAGGtcacactttattttcaattAACTTTCAGTTACACTAATTTTCTCTACTCTCAGATAGTCAGATAAGTATCTATGTTAATTGTTAAAAGAAAATTCACAAATAAGTGTCTATTAAGTAAATgtgtttttttttagaaaaataaagtaTTATACTCCTGACTTGATGaataagagaaaataaattagtaaattaattttatatcactctttctttctttcttttttctcaaaCCAAGTGAAAATCTATATTGTTCAGGCGGATGTAGTCCTTCGTGGTTATGCGGGTTACAACACTAAGTGGGCTTTGTTCTTGCTCAATCACATCTTCCCGCTGGTACGCTACTATGCACTACTCAATGCAACTCATCATGTTCTTCATTCCCCAATTTGTAGATCCGGGAACAATCATTACAGGggcaaataaaattaattaattaagtaaaatataaataatattaaagtGAATTATACTCCAATTCTCTCTTACATGTCTGTATTTTATTGGCTTTTGGGTATAGAATTTGAAAGGATTAGCGTTTTTGTTAGTGTTTTTCGTCTCTTTCTCGGTCACAAGATTTAGTATGGATTGGCATTTTTAGGGgggaaaaatattttcttatataAGTTTAACGGTATTAAGATATAACTTTAGAAAAAAATTGTTAAGTACTCTGAAGTGTTACGTGTTGGGATATTTATAAAGTAATAAGGTAGAATATAGTTATTTACTGGAGATGGTTTTTGAAGATGGATGGTTATTCCCTCACAATGAGGAGTTACCCCATGTTTAAGTTGGTTATCTCCCTAATAGTCATAAATTCATAATAGAAGTAATAGAAAAAATATCTAGCTTACTTCTGAAGTCAAGTTGGCACATGGATTGGTTTTGCTATTGTTGAGCCAGTTTCGGTGGCCTAATTTCAAAGGTAGCTTATCTGCTAACAAGGACGTGGGCTGGGCTTTATTAGTTGGCCCAGGTATGaacattaagaaaaaaaatagagatgATTCTTTTATTTTAAACATGTTGAATGTTTTAAACAACCTTATCCAGCAGGAACACTTCTTTAATTTGTCAATTTTAGACACACTCACTTATTGACACTCGTCCAATACGTATCTTTTGTGTCCAAGcgcattttaataaaatataaaatttctttTAAGTATATTTAGACACACTtaaatactattatatatcagtatatcaattttattcttaacatgtattctttaaaatgagtttagaaatagtatatattattaattattaaaacaaaatatattttaaatattttatataaataaaaaaaaaatattaaaaataattaaaaaattaatttatattttaatattaataaaataccaaaatatcattataatttatctaaaaattattttatattatatatatatatatgtcatgTTTCGATCTCTTATAAGAATTTTAAGAATTTTAATGAGatcttattaaattaaaattccttttaaataaaaaacttgtTATATTTTCTAGAcacaattaatatctaataaaaatattttaataagtaAAGTAAAAGATAACACAAAACACACAATGTTCTTCTCCACGATAGTTATCTTCTAATCTATCGTTTCAGGATTTTCAAGCATTCACACCCGTTTGAGGTGCATTAAAATCCTCACAAGACAAGTTTCTTAATATGGTGTTGCTTCCGATCTACAAAATCTGTTTGCTAAGTCCTTAAATCTAGGTCCTTAATTTTGTTTGTGTCAACCTGGTGTTGCCAACTTGCCTTAAAATAGAATGATAGGAAGAGAAAACTGGTATGGATAGGAATTTGAAATGTATTTAGTCGGAAAATTTTGAATATGAAGcttatatatttttgtgattaaaCTAAAATATTTTGACACTCTTACATCATAGTTTATCAACAGCTCCGAGCCTCTGTTACCCCCATCTTTTCTTCATTAACTAAATAGAGGTTCTTTACTTAATTTTGGTAAATTGCTTAGTTAATGTTGAGCTCCAAGTGTGTTTATTTGTGTGGCTGGTTTCCTTTTTCAGGACTCATCTAAAGCTCGAATTGCTACCACAATTTTCTTTGGTGCTAATGATGCAGCCTTGTCAGGAAGAACCAATGAAAGGTTCCATGTACCCATTGAAGACTACAAACAAAATCTCAGAAAAATTGTTCTGCACTTAAAGGTTAAATCTTTTTTTCTCCTTAAATTTAAGGGTGCACTTTCATTCTGGTAACTATAATGTAACTCTGGAGACACTATATTCTTCTGTATGACATTGTCTTGATTTTCTGGAATGTTAAAAAGTTTTTAAAGTCACACTGTTTTTCTTTGAACCTTTGCTGTCTCTTCTATGTAGCTGCTGCATTGAATTAATTAGCAATACTTGGGCATGGCAACAAGCCAAGAACAAACCCTTATGCCATTAAGTACCAGTTATATTATGTTTATTAACTATAGGTCATAGTTTGGTTCCAGGAATGTTCTCCAACCATGCTTATTGTGCTCATTACTCCACCTCCATTTTATGGGGAACGGCGCCATG is from Arachis ipaensis cultivar K30076 chromosome B01, Araip1.1, whole genome shotgun sequence and encodes:
- the LOC107632180 gene encoding GDSL esterase/lipase At5g62930 isoform X1; translated protein: MRGQIMLFGDSITEQSFRPGGWGAALANAYCRQADVVLRGYAGYNTKWALFLLNHIFPLDSSKARIATTIFFGANDAALSGRTNERFHVPIEDYKQNLRKIVLHLKECSPTMLIVLITPPPFYGERRHEYLKSLLGENAPKLSERTNEVTGQYARACIETAKEMGVMSVDLWSKMQETDDWQNKFLIDGLHLTMEGNAIVYQEVIKVFNEAGLSADNMPFDFPNHSDIDAKNPEEAFQQKCFLMSHCGFVRDL
- the LOC107632193 gene encoding GDSL esterase/lipase At5g62930, whose translation is MRRQVVLFGDSITEQSFRQGGWGAALANAYSRKADVVLRGYGGYNTKWALFLLHHIFPPDSARPPIATTIFFGANDAALSGRTSERQHVPIEDYKQNLRKIVLHLKECSPTMQIVLITPPPVCEEGRHAYAKSLYGENAMKFPERTNEVTGQYASACVETAKEIGVFSVDLWSKMQETDGWQKKFLSDGLHLTPDGNAIVYQEVIKIFNEAGLSADNMPLDFPHHSEIDAKNPEGAFQQKCF